In a genomic window of Glycine max cultivar Williams 82 chromosome 13, Glycine_max_v4.0, whole genome shotgun sequence:
- the LOC100815766 gene encoding putative leucine-rich repeat receptor-like serine/threonine-protein kinase At2g24130 isoform X2: MVFLQTLLFFLLLVVTTFGQSITPRRHHPHPSHSLLTDKAALLEFRKTIISDPHSSLANWDEAVHVCNFTGVVCDKFHNRVTRLILYDKGLVGLLSPVLSNLTGLHYLEIVRSHLFGIIPPEFSNLRRLHSITLEGNNLHGSIPESFSMLSKLYFFIIKENNISGSLPPSLFSNCTLLDVVDFSSNSLTGQIPEEIGNCKSLWSISLYDNQFTGQLPLSLTNLTLQNLDVEYNYLFGELPTKFVSSWPNLLYLHLSYNNMISHDNNTNLDPFFTALRNNSNLEELELAGMGLGGRFTYTVAGQLTSLRTLLLQENQIFGSIPRSLANLSRLFILNLTSNLLNGTISSDIFFSLPKLEQLSLSHNLFKTPIPEAIGKCLDLGLLDLSYNQFSGRIPDSLGNLVGLNSLFLNNNLLSGTIPPTLGRCTNLYRLDLSHNRLTGSIPLELAGLHEIRIFINVSHNHLEGPLPIELSKLAKVQEIDLSSNYLTGSIFPQMAGCIAVSMINFSNNFLQGELPQSLGDLKNLESFDVSRNQLSGLIPATLGNPQLCGTIAGISLCSQRRKWFHTRSLLIIFILVIFISTLLSIICCVIGCKRLKVIISSQRTEASKNATRPELISNFPRITYKELSDATGGFDNQRLVGSGSYGHVYRGVLTDGTPIAVKVLHLQSGNSTKSFNRECQVLKRIRHRNLIRIITACSLPDFKALVLPYMANGSLESRLYPSCGSSDLSIVQRVNICSDVAEGMAYLHHHSPVRVIHCDLKPSNILLNDDMTALVSDFGVARLIMSVGGGAIDNMGNSSANLFCGSIGYIAPEYGFGSNTSTKGDVYSFGILVLEMVTRRRPTDDMFVGGLSLHQWVKIHFHGRVEKVIDSALVTASIDQSREVRKMWEAAIVELIELGLLCTQESPSTRPTMLDAADDLNRLKRYLNGDTTGTFASSLGISSSTVGGDW; the protein is encoded by the exons ATGGTTTTCTTACAAACCCTGTTGTTCTTCCTTTTACTTGTTGTAACAACATTTGGTCAGTCCATAACTCCAAGGCGGCACCATCCCCACCCTTCTCATTCTTTGCTCACAGATAAAGCTGCCCTTCTGGAATTCAGAAAAACAATCATATCAGACCCGCATTCCTCACTTGCTAACTGGGATGAAGCTGTTCATGTGTGCAACTTCACGGGTGTTGTATGTGACAAATTCCATAACCGTGTCACACGACTAATCCTGTACGATAAAGGTCTAGTGGGGCTGCTTTCACCCGTTCTTTCCAATCTCACTGGACTGCACTACCTTGAGATTGTTCGCAGTCACTTATTTGGCATTATTCCACCTGAATTTTCCAACCTCAGACGCCTTCACAGCATCACTCTCGAGGGGAACAATTTGCATGGCTCAATACCAGAGTCCTTTTCCATGCTTTCCAAGCTTTACTTTTTTATCATTAAGGAAAATAACATATCAGGTTCACTTCCTCCATCTCTCTTTTCCAACTGCACTCTGCTAGACGTTGTGGACTTTTCTAGCAACTCATTAACTGGCCAAATCCCAGAAGAGATTGGAAACTGCAAAAGCCTGTGGAGTATCAGTTTATACGATAATCAATTTACTGGGCAACTTCCTCTCTCGCTGACCAATCTAACGCTTCAAAATTTAGACGTGGAGTACAATTATCTGTTTGGTGAATTGCCTACAAAGTTTGTAAGCAGCTGGCCAAATCTTCTTTACCTTCATTTATCATACAACAATATGATAAGCCATGATAACAACACCAATCTTGATCCATTTTTCACTGCTCTCAGAAACAACAGTAATCTAGAGGAGCTTGAATTGGCAGGAATGGGCCTTGGGGGAAGGTTCACGTACACTGTCGCCGGCCAACTCACCAGTCTAAGAACCCTGCTCCTGCAAGAAAACCAAATTTTTGGATCAATTCCTCGTAGCTTAGCAAACCTTTCAAGGCTTTTCATTCTGAATTTAACATCCAATCTTCTAAATGGGACTATATCCTCTGATATCTTCTTTAGCTTGCCAAAGTTGGAACAACTTTCCTTATCACACAACCTTTTCAAAACTCCAATTCCAGAAGCAATAGGCAAGTGTCTTGATCTGGGTCTACTGGACCTGTCATACAATCAATTCTCAGGTAGGATTCCAGACAGTTTGGGAAATTTGGTTGGACTAAATTCTTTGTTTCTCAACAATAACCTTCTCTCAGGAACAATACCTCCCACATTGGGACGGTGTACTAATCTGTACAGGCTTGACTTGTCCCATAATAGATTAACAGGAAGCATACCACTGGAACTGGCAGGCTTGCATGAGATCAGAATTTTCATAAATGTCTCTCATAACCACCTTGAAGGTCCTCTTCCAATTGAGCTCAGCAAATTAGCGAAGGTTCAGGAGATAGATCTTTCATCCAATTACCTAACTGGAAGTATCTTCCCTCAGATGGCAGGATGCATTGCTGTTTCAATGATTAACTTTTCAAACAATTTTCTTCAAGGTGAGCTCCCACAGTCCCTTGGTGATCTGAAGAACCTCGAATCTTTTGATGTTTCAAGAAACCAGTTATCTGGATTGATACCAGCAACACTTG GAAATCCACAACTTTGTGGGACAATTGCAGGCATATCCTTGTGCTCTCAAAGAAGAAAATGGTTTCACACTCGTTCGTTGTTGATTATATTCATTTTGGTCATCTTCATATCAACATTGTTGTCAATAATTTGCTGTGTAATTGGATGCAAGCGTCTTAAAGTAATCATCAGCTCTCAGAGGACAGAGGCAAGCAAAAATGCAACTAGACCTGAGTTGATTAGTAACTTCCCAAGAATCACGTATAAGGAACTTTCAGATGCCACTGGAGGATTTGACAATCAGAGACTTGTTGGATCAGGTAGTTATGGACATGTCTACAGGGGTGTTCTCACGGATGGGACACCAATAGCAGTCAAGGTGCTGCATTTGCAATCTGGAAATTCTACCAAGAGCTTTAACAGAGAATGTCAAGTTTTGAAGAGAATTAGACACAGAAATCTGATAAGGATTATCACAGCATGTAGCCTACCTGATTTTAAGGCTCTTGTTCTACCATACATGGCCAATGGGAGCTTGGAGAGCCGCCTCTACCCTTCTTGCGGATCATCAGACTTGAGTATTGTCCAGAGGGTGAATATTTGCAGTGATGTAGCTGAAGGGATGGCCTATTTGCATCACCATTCTCCTGTTAGAGTCATACATTGTGATCTAAAACCAAGCAATATTCTTCTCAATGATGACATGACAGCTCTCGTTTCTGATTTTGGGGTTGCAAGGCTAATTATGAGTGTTGGAGGTGGGGCTATTGATAACATGGGCAACTCTAGTGCAAATTTGTTCTGTGGATCCATTGGATACATTGCACCAG AATATGGATTTGGATCCAATACATCTACCAAAGGAGATGTCTATAGCTTTGGCATTCTAGTTCTCGAGATGGTGACTAGAAGAAGACCAACAGATGACATGTTTGTTGGTGGGTTAAGTCTGCACCAATGGGTAAAGATTCATTTTCATGGAAGGGTAGAAAAGGTGATAGATTCTGCTTTGGTGACAGCCTCAATAGATCAATCCCGAGAGGTTAGAAAGATGTGGGAAGCTGCTATTGTCGAGTTAATTGAGTTGGGGCTTCTTTGCACACAGGAGTCACCTTCGACAAGACCAACCATGCTTGATGCAGCAGATGACTTAAATCGTCTCAAGAGATACCTTAATGGGGACACAACAGGAACTTTTGCCTCATCACTTGGAATTTCATCTTCCACTGTAGGTGGTGACTGGTGA
- the LOC100815766 gene encoding putative leucine-rich repeat receptor-like serine/threonine-protein kinase At2g24130 isoform X1 — translation MVFLQTLLFFLLLVVTTFGQSITPRRHHPHPSHSLLTDKAALLEFRKTIISDPHSSLANWDEAVHVCNFTGVVCDKFHNRVTRLILYDKGLVGLLSPVLSNLTGLHYLEIVRSHLFGIIPPEFSNLRRLHSITLEGNNLHGSIPESFSMLSKLYFFIIKENNISGSLPPSLFSNCTLLDVVDFSSNSLTGQIPEEIGNCKSLWSISLYDNQFTGQLPLSLTNLTLQNLDVEYNYLFGELPTKFVSSWPNLLYLHLSYNNMISHDNNTNLDPFFTALRNNSNLEELELAGMGLGGRFTYTVAGQLTSLRTLLLQENQIFGSIPRSLANLSRLFILNLTSNLLNGTISSDIFFSLPKLEQLSLSHNLFKTPIPEAIGKCLDLGLLDLSYNQFSGRIPDSLGNLVGLNSLFLNNNLLSGTIPPTLGRCTNLYRLDLSHNRLTGSIPLELAGLHEIRIFINVSHNHLEGPLPIELSKLAKVQEIDLSSNYLTGSIFPQMAGCIAVSMINFSNNFLQGELPQSLGDLKNLESFDVSRNQLSGLIPATLGKIDTLTFLNLSFNNLEGKIPSGGIFNSVSTLSFLGNPQLCGTIAGISLCSQRRKWFHTRSLLIIFILVIFISTLLSIICCVIGCKRLKVIISSQRTEASKNATRPELISNFPRITYKELSDATGGFDNQRLVGSGSYGHVYRGVLTDGTPIAVKVLHLQSGNSTKSFNRECQVLKRIRHRNLIRIITACSLPDFKALVLPYMANGSLESRLYPSCGSSDLSIVQRVNICSDVAEGMAYLHHHSPVRVIHCDLKPSNILLNDDMTALVSDFGVARLIMSVGGGAIDNMGNSSANLFCGSIGYIAPEYGFGSNTSTKGDVYSFGILVLEMVTRRRPTDDMFVGGLSLHQWVKIHFHGRVEKVIDSALVTASIDQSREVRKMWEAAIVELIELGLLCTQESPSTRPTMLDAADDLNRLKRYLNGDTTGTFASSLGISSSTVGGDW, via the exons ATGGTTTTCTTACAAACCCTGTTGTTCTTCCTTTTACTTGTTGTAACAACATTTGGTCAGTCCATAACTCCAAGGCGGCACCATCCCCACCCTTCTCATTCTTTGCTCACAGATAAAGCTGCCCTTCTGGAATTCAGAAAAACAATCATATCAGACCCGCATTCCTCACTTGCTAACTGGGATGAAGCTGTTCATGTGTGCAACTTCACGGGTGTTGTATGTGACAAATTCCATAACCGTGTCACACGACTAATCCTGTACGATAAAGGTCTAGTGGGGCTGCTTTCACCCGTTCTTTCCAATCTCACTGGACTGCACTACCTTGAGATTGTTCGCAGTCACTTATTTGGCATTATTCCACCTGAATTTTCCAACCTCAGACGCCTTCACAGCATCACTCTCGAGGGGAACAATTTGCATGGCTCAATACCAGAGTCCTTTTCCATGCTTTCCAAGCTTTACTTTTTTATCATTAAGGAAAATAACATATCAGGTTCACTTCCTCCATCTCTCTTTTCCAACTGCACTCTGCTAGACGTTGTGGACTTTTCTAGCAACTCATTAACTGGCCAAATCCCAGAAGAGATTGGAAACTGCAAAAGCCTGTGGAGTATCAGTTTATACGATAATCAATTTACTGGGCAACTTCCTCTCTCGCTGACCAATCTAACGCTTCAAAATTTAGACGTGGAGTACAATTATCTGTTTGGTGAATTGCCTACAAAGTTTGTAAGCAGCTGGCCAAATCTTCTTTACCTTCATTTATCATACAACAATATGATAAGCCATGATAACAACACCAATCTTGATCCATTTTTCACTGCTCTCAGAAACAACAGTAATCTAGAGGAGCTTGAATTGGCAGGAATGGGCCTTGGGGGAAGGTTCACGTACACTGTCGCCGGCCAACTCACCAGTCTAAGAACCCTGCTCCTGCAAGAAAACCAAATTTTTGGATCAATTCCTCGTAGCTTAGCAAACCTTTCAAGGCTTTTCATTCTGAATTTAACATCCAATCTTCTAAATGGGACTATATCCTCTGATATCTTCTTTAGCTTGCCAAAGTTGGAACAACTTTCCTTATCACACAACCTTTTCAAAACTCCAATTCCAGAAGCAATAGGCAAGTGTCTTGATCTGGGTCTACTGGACCTGTCATACAATCAATTCTCAGGTAGGATTCCAGACAGTTTGGGAAATTTGGTTGGACTAAATTCTTTGTTTCTCAACAATAACCTTCTCTCAGGAACAATACCTCCCACATTGGGACGGTGTACTAATCTGTACAGGCTTGACTTGTCCCATAATAGATTAACAGGAAGCATACCACTGGAACTGGCAGGCTTGCATGAGATCAGAATTTTCATAAATGTCTCTCATAACCACCTTGAAGGTCCTCTTCCAATTGAGCTCAGCAAATTAGCGAAGGTTCAGGAGATAGATCTTTCATCCAATTACCTAACTGGAAGTATCTTCCCTCAGATGGCAGGATGCATTGCTGTTTCAATGATTAACTTTTCAAACAATTTTCTTCAAGGTGAGCTCCCACAGTCCCTTGGTGATCTGAAGAACCTCGAATCTTTTGATGTTTCAAGAAACCAGTTATCTGGATTGATACCAGCAACACTTGGTAAAATTGACACACTCACTTTTCTCAATTTATCATTTAACAATCTGGAAGGAAAGATTCCATCTGGTGGCATCTTTAATTCAGTTTCAACCTTGTCATTCTTAGGAAATCCACAACTTTGTGGGACAATTGCAGGCATATCCTTGTGCTCTCAAAGAAGAAAATGGTTTCACACTCGTTCGTTGTTGATTATATTCATTTTGGTCATCTTCATATCAACATTGTTGTCAATAATTTGCTGTGTAATTGGATGCAAGCGTCTTAAAGTAATCATCAGCTCTCAGAGGACAGAGGCAAGCAAAAATGCAACTAGACCTGAGTTGATTAGTAACTTCCCAAGAATCACGTATAAGGAACTTTCAGATGCCACTGGAGGATTTGACAATCAGAGACTTGTTGGATCAGGTAGTTATGGACATGTCTACAGGGGTGTTCTCACGGATGGGACACCAATAGCAGTCAAGGTGCTGCATTTGCAATCTGGAAATTCTACCAAGAGCTTTAACAGAGAATGTCAAGTTTTGAAGAGAATTAGACACAGAAATCTGATAAGGATTATCACAGCATGTAGCCTACCTGATTTTAAGGCTCTTGTTCTACCATACATGGCCAATGGGAGCTTGGAGAGCCGCCTCTACCCTTCTTGCGGATCATCAGACTTGAGTATTGTCCAGAGGGTGAATATTTGCAGTGATGTAGCTGAAGGGATGGCCTATTTGCATCACCATTCTCCTGTTAGAGTCATACATTGTGATCTAAAACCAAGCAATATTCTTCTCAATGATGACATGACAGCTCTCGTTTCTGATTTTGGGGTTGCAAGGCTAATTATGAGTGTTGGAGGTGGGGCTATTGATAACATGGGCAACTCTAGTGCAAATTTGTTCTGTGGATCCATTGGATACATTGCACCAG AATATGGATTTGGATCCAATACATCTACCAAAGGAGATGTCTATAGCTTTGGCATTCTAGTTCTCGAGATGGTGACTAGAAGAAGACCAACAGATGACATGTTTGTTGGTGGGTTAAGTCTGCACCAATGGGTAAAGATTCATTTTCATGGAAGGGTAGAAAAGGTGATAGATTCTGCTTTGGTGACAGCCTCAATAGATCAATCCCGAGAGGTTAGAAAGATGTGGGAAGCTGCTATTGTCGAGTTAATTGAGTTGGGGCTTCTTTGCACACAGGAGTCACCTTCGACAAGACCAACCATGCTTGATGCAGCAGATGACTTAAATCGTCTCAAGAGATACCTTAATGGGGACACAACAGGAACTTTTGCCTCATCACTTGGAATTTCATCTTCCACTGTAGGTGGTGACTGGTGA